The following proteins come from a genomic window of Diorhabda carinulata isolate Delta chromosome X, icDioCari1.1, whole genome shotgun sequence:
- the LOC130902800 gene encoding uncharacterized protein LOC130902800, producing the protein MKVTVFLSVLLCCLLGCDTLIVPDEIPSLLSVVYSNIPTVKKGTDSRIGWGFKLGNRADFQVLVELGPQTYTQPIQNQNPKENTNKRNTLETLADTLYAQNNELKRLKAQIQNEEASIPVKNEEKKSIDNIAGSEAADWLKRWSASAEKTSDYVSVGVKPGLGIGEIDAKSVIPEDEDDKLRNSATEMQNKHSTQK; encoded by the exons ATGAAAGTGACAGTGTTTTTAAGTGTGTTACTTTGTTGTCTATTAG GTTGCGACACTTTGATTGTCCCAGATGAGATACCATCTTTACTATCAGTTGTTTACTCAAATATTCCAACTGTAAAAAAAG GTACCGACTCTAGGATAGGTTGGGGATTCAAACTAGGCAACAGAGCAGATTTTCAAGTGCTGGTAGAATTAGGACCGCAGACTTACACTCAAccaattcaaaatcaaaacccTAAGGAAAATACCAACAAAAGGAACACTTTAGAAACTTTGGCCGACACCTTGTATGCCCAAAACAATGAATTGAAGAGGTTGAAAGCTCAAATTCAAAACGAAGAAGCTTCAATACCCGTGAAGAATGAAGAGAAGAAG tctATTGATAACATCGCTGGTTCCGAAGCTGCTGATTGGCTGAAACGTTGGAGTGCATCGGCCGAAAAAACATCTGATTACGTCTCTGTCGGAGTAAAACCTGGTTTAGGTATTGGGGAAATTGATGCGAAATCTGTTATTCCAGAAGATGAGGACGATAAACTAAGGAACAGTGCAACAGAAATGCAAAACAAACATTCAAcgcaaaaatga